A section of the Tachysurus fulvidraco isolate hzauxx_2018 chromosome 7, HZAU_PFXX_2.0, whole genome shotgun sequence genome encodes:
- the thrb gene encoding thyroid hormone receptor beta isoform X8 has translation MSGYIPSYLDKDELCVVCGDKATGYHYRCITCEGCKGFFRRTIQKNLNPTYACKYEGKCVIDKVTRNQCQECRFKKCIAVGMATDLVLDDSKRIAKRKLIEENRERRKREEQQKMVWERPEPTQEEWELIRVVTEAHMTTNAQGNHWKQKRKFLSAVGVKETKAEDIGQGTIVSTPEGSKVDIEAFSQFTKIITPAITRVVDFAKKLPMFCELPCEDQIILLKGCCMEIMSLRAAVRYDPESETLTLNGEMAVTRGQLKNGGLGVVSDAIFDLGVSLSSFNLDDSEVALLQAVILLSSDRPGLTSVDRIERCQEEFLLAFEHYVNYRKHKVAHFWPKLLMKVTDLRMIGACHASRFLHMKVECPTELFPPLFLEVFED, from the exons GGTACATACCAAGCTACCTGGACAAGGACGAactttgtgtagtgtgtggggaCAAAGCAACAGGGTACCACTACCGGTGTATCACCTGTGAGGGCTGCAAG GGTTTTTTCAGGCGTACGATCCAGAAGAACCTGAACCCGACCTATGCATGTAAATACGAGGGGAAGTGTGTAATCGACAAAGTCACACGGAACCAGTGCCAGGAATGCCGCTTCAAGAAATGCATTGCTGTTGGAATGGCGACCGACT TGGTGCTGGATGACAGCAAGCGTATAGCCAAACGGAAGCTGATCGAGGAGAACCGGGAGCGGCGGAAGCGTGAGGAACAGCAGAAGATGGTGTGGGAGCGACCTGAGCCGACGCAGGAGGAATGGGAGCTGATCCGCGTAGTCACTGAGGCCCACATGACCACCAATGCCCAGGGCAACCACTGGAAACAGAAGCGCAAATTCTTG AGTGCAGTGGGGGTGAAGGAAACCAAG GCTGAAGACATAGGTCAGGGGACGATCGTCAGCACACCGGAGGGCAGCAAGGTGGACATCGAAGCCTTCAGTCAGTTTACAAAAATCATCACCCCGGCCATCACCCGAGTGGTGGACTTCGCCAAGAAGCTGCCTATGTTCTGTGAG CTGCCTTGTGAAGATCAGATCATCCTGCTGAAAGGCTGCTGTATGGAGATCATGTCTCTGCGTGCGGCCGTGCGTTATGACCCCGAGAGCGAGACGCTCACGCTCAATGGCGAGATGGCCGTGACTCGCGGCCAGCTAAAGAATGGCGGCCTGGGTGTGGTCTCGGATGCCATCTTTGATCTTGGggtctctctttcctccttcaACCTGGATGACTCGGAGGTGGCGCTGCTACAAGCCGTCATTCTGCTCTCTTCGG ATCGTCCAGGACTGACGAGCGTGGACCGGATCGAGCGCTGCCAGGAGGAGTTCCTGCTGGCCTTCGAGCACTATGTCAACTATCGCAAGCACAAGGTGGCGCACTTCTGGCCCAAGCTGCTGATGAAGGTGACAGACCTGCGCATGATCGGCGCATGCCACGCCAGCCGCTTCCTGCACATGAAGGTGGAGTGTCCCACCGAGCTGTTTCCTCCCCTCTTCCTTGAG